In the Synechococcus sp. Nb3U1 genome, one interval contains:
- a CDS encoding HepT-like ribonuclease domain-containing protein, with product MSDFRDVLIHSCLQVDFEQVWAVVAQEIPSLKPKLKSKLIVIHPFQC from the coding sequence ATATCAGATTTTCGAGATGTGTTGATTCATTCGTGCCTACAAGTTGATTTTGAGCAGGTTTGGGCTGTCGTCGCACAAGAAATTCCAAGCTTAAAGCCTAAGCTAAAATCTAAGCTAATAGTCATCCATCCTTTCCAGTGCTGA
- a CDS encoding molybdopterin oxidoreductase family protein has protein sequence MTSHQVTKTQCPYCGVGCGLEAVPTPAGDWKIRGDREHPSSLGMVCVKGATIMESVSQDRLLYPMFRENLEQPFRRISWEQALQEITIRIQDLQDTPDAMAMYGSGQFLTEDYYVAQKLIKGYLRTNNFDANSRLCMSSAVSGYIQSFGSDGPPCCYEDLDQCDLAFLVGTNTAECHPILFNRLKKRHRFGSPLKIIVVDPRKTQTAEAADLYLGIQPGSDIDLFNGIAHLLLRWGEIDAPFIEDCTQGFAQYAALLSSYEPETVAQRCGISPEDLIQAAKLWQGSQKILSLWSMGLNQSSEGTAKISSLINLHLMTGQIGKPGMGPFSLTGQPNAMGGREAGGLSHLLPGYRSVKNPQHRAEVEQAWGLPSGSISPQPGLTATEMISALEAGSLQLFWIAATNPLVSLPDLERVKKALRKSPFTIYQEAYYPTETAEYAHLLLPACQWSEKTGVMTNSERRVTLCQQFQDPPGETRPDWDIFAEVGRRLGFVEPFQFQSSADVYAEFAALTENRPCDHSGLSHALLAEQGPQQWPYPKDQTQDKILDPARLYTDLRFPTVDGRARFIPYHSRGLAEPADPQYPLVLTTGRVYGHWHTQTRTGRVEKITKMHPQPFIEIHPHDAEKLALQNGDPVQVSSARGQAYFPAKITRAIAPGTVFVPMHWGSLWAESAECNALTHDISCPVSGQPELKACAVALSKAESFPPKLEIEKIVPEEVLDVSVSV, from the coding sequence GTGACGAGTCATCAAGTTACTAAGACCCAATGCCCCTATTGCGGAGTAGGGTGTGGATTAGAGGCCGTTCCTACTCCTGCGGGCGATTGGAAAATTCGTGGAGATCGGGAGCACCCCTCCAGTTTGGGAATGGTGTGTGTGAAGGGAGCCACGATTATGGAGTCGGTCAGCCAAGATCGATTGCTTTACCCCATGTTTCGAGAGAATCTAGAGCAACCTTTTCGGCGCATCTCTTGGGAACAAGCTTTGCAAGAAATCACCATCCGCATCCAAGATTTGCAAGATACCCCTGATGCAATGGCAATGTACGGATCTGGGCAATTTTTGACGGAAGATTACTATGTGGCCCAAAAACTGATTAAAGGATATCTGAGAACTAACAATTTTGATGCCAATTCTCGTCTGTGTATGTCCTCGGCAGTTTCGGGCTATATTCAATCTTTTGGCTCCGATGGCCCCCCTTGCTGTTACGAGGATTTAGATCAGTGTGATCTGGCCTTTTTGGTGGGTACCAATACGGCAGAATGTCATCCCATTCTCTTTAATCGCCTGAAAAAAAGACATCGGTTTGGATCCCCTCTTAAGATTATTGTGGTGGATCCCCGCAAAACTCAGACTGCGGAAGCAGCAGATCTGTACTTGGGTATTCAGCCGGGTAGTGATATTGATCTATTTAACGGGATCGCCCATTTGCTCTTGCGCTGGGGGGAGATTGATGCCCCTTTCATCGAAGATTGCACGCAAGGCTTTGCCCAATACGCGGCCTTGTTATCTAGTTATGAGCCTGAAACGGTGGCACAGCGCTGTGGCATCTCGCCGGAAGATCTGATCCAGGCTGCCAAACTCTGGCAGGGATCCCAAAAGATTCTTTCCCTTTGGTCGATGGGCCTCAATCAATCCAGCGAAGGTACGGCCAAAATCTCTAGCTTGATCAATCTCCATTTGATGACGGGGCAGATTGGCAAGCCGGGGATGGGGCCATTTTCGCTGACAGGTCAACCCAATGCCATGGGGGGCCGAGAGGCCGGAGGATTATCCCATTTGCTGCCGGGATATCGCTCGGTGAAAAATCCTCAGCACCGAGCAGAAGTGGAACAGGCTTGGGGCTTGCCCAGTGGATCTATATCGCCTCAGCCAGGGCTAACTGCAACCGAAATGATTTCTGCTCTAGAAGCAGGATCCCTGCAACTGTTCTGGATCGCGGCAACTAATCCTCTGGTGAGCTTGCCCGATCTAGAGCGAGTTAAAAAGGCCTTGAGAAAATCTCCATTTACAATCTATCAAGAAGCCTATTACCCCACCGAAACAGCTGAGTATGCCCATCTGCTCTTGCCCGCCTGCCAATGGAGCGAAAAAACAGGGGTGATGACCAACTCGGAGCGCCGGGTTACCCTTTGCCAACAATTTCAGGATCCCCCCGGAGAAACCCGACCAGATTGGGACATTTTTGCGGAAGTGGGGCGTAGATTGGGGTTTGTTGAGCCATTTCAGTTTCAAAGCTCAGCAGACGTTTATGCCGAATTTGCTGCCCTTACGGAAAATCGCCCTTGTGATCACTCGGGCCTCAGTCATGCTCTTTTGGCCGAACAAGGCCCTCAACAATGGCCCTACCCCAAGGATCAAACCCAGGATAAGATTCTGGATCCCGCCCGACTTTATACCGATTTGCGCTTTCCCACTGTGGATGGTCGCGCTCGGTTTATCCCCTACCATTCCCGTGGATTGGCTGAGCCTGCGGATCCCCAATATCCTCTTGTATTGACTACCGGTCGAGTTTATGGCCACTGGCACACCCAAACCCGCACCGGCAGAGTCGAGAAAATTACCAAAATGCATCCGCAGCCCTTTATTGAGATTCATCCCCACGATGCCGAAAAGCTAGCCCTCCAGAATGGGGATCCAGTTCAGGTAAGTTCCGCCCGTGGGCAAGCCTATTTCCCCGCTAAGATCACTCGTGCCATTGCGCCGGGAACGGTGTTTGTGCCCATGCACTGGGGATCCCTGTGGGCAGAATCTGCCGAGTGCAATGCGCTCACCCACGACATCAGTTGTCCAGTCTCTGGCCAACCAGAATTAAAAGCCTGTGCAGTTGCTTTGAGCAAAGCAGAGTCGTTTCCGCCGAAACTGGAGATTGAGAAGATTGTACCCGAGGAAGTTTTGGATGTCTCTGTTTCAGTTTGA
- a CDS encoding nitrate reductase associated protein: MSLFQFEQDFADSLRCIPMSVRLKLDLCGIKLKLHQWGQFSTQQKQQCVNWPFQTPQDIEQFGSHLRQLIRSTCHEEAKEIPPDPLPEWQNTDGIPVSVQQKAEELGIQITLDFWKTLQDLQRFALIKLSRSHHENKNFLPALQEFGLKPKV, translated from the coding sequence ATGTCTCTGTTTCAGTTTGAGCAGGATTTTGCCGATTCTCTGCGCTGTATCCCCATGAGTGTGCGCCTCAAGTTAGATTTGTGCGGGATTAAGCTCAAACTCCATCAGTGGGGGCAATTTTCAACTCAGCAAAAGCAGCAGTGTGTCAACTGGCCCTTTCAAACCCCCCAGGATATTGAACAATTTGGCAGCCATTTACGGCAGTTGATTCGTTCTACCTGTCATGAGGAGGCTAAAGAAATTCCCCCTGACCCACTGCCCGAATGGCAAAATACGGATGGGATCCCAGTCAGTGTTCAACAAAAGGCCGAGGAACTAGGGATTCAGATAACCCTCGATTTCTGGAAAACCCTACAGGATCTACAACGATTCGCCCTAATTAAACTGAGCCGTTCCCATCACGAAAATAAGAATTTTTTGCCAGCCTTACAAGAATTTGGCCTGAAGCCAAAAGTTTGA
- the purD gene encoding phosphoribosylamine--glycine ligase: MQVLVIGSGGREHALAWKLLQSPQVTQVYCAPGNGGTRQMPRCQSLALAATDIEGLVRFATVQGIRLTVVGPEVPLVEGIVDAFQAAGLTIFGPNRVAAQLEGSKLWAKHLMQEAGIPTPRATGFKELAAALAYLDSQSFPLVVKVDGLAAGKGVTIAQHRDEAAQALQAALAHPSSSQQVVIEEFITGQEVSLLALTDGQTCVPLLPAQDYKRIGDGDTGPNTGGMGAHAPADHLVTPELLARLQTQVLDPTLRGLQQRGILYQGVIYAGLMITPTGDPYVLEYNCRFGDPEAQVILPLLENPLEEVLLACVEGRLAQVQLNWKPGYAACVVMAAPGYPGPYERGIPIFGLAAATQTGALVFHAGTRQAGGQILSDGGRVLCMTGQGASLSEALGQAYAAVEQVQFTGAYCRSDIGSRALGSAVRWGVAPV; this comes from the coding sequence ATGCAAGTTCTGGTCATCGGATCGGGGGGACGAGAACACGCTCTAGCCTGGAAGCTGTTGCAGTCTCCGCAAGTTACCCAAGTTTACTGCGCACCCGGCAATGGGGGAACGCGCCAGATGCCCCGCTGCCAATCCTTAGCGTTGGCGGCAACCGATATTGAGGGGTTGGTACGTTTTGCCACCGTACAAGGGATCCGTCTGACGGTGGTGGGGCCGGAGGTGCCCTTGGTGGAGGGGATTGTCGATGCCTTTCAAGCGGCTGGGCTGACCATTTTTGGGCCGAACCGTGTGGCCGCCCAATTGGAGGGGAGCAAACTCTGGGCCAAACATCTGATGCAAGAAGCCGGGATCCCGACGCCTCGTGCTACTGGATTTAAGGAGTTGGCGGCGGCCCTGGCTTACCTGGATTCCCAGTCCTTTCCACTGGTGGTGAAGGTGGATGGACTGGCGGCAGGCAAAGGGGTGACCATTGCCCAACACCGCGATGAGGCGGCACAAGCTCTACAGGCGGCGCTGGCTCATCCTTCTAGCTCCCAACAGGTGGTGATTGAAGAGTTCATCACAGGCCAAGAGGTGTCGCTACTGGCCCTCACGGATGGCCAAACCTGTGTGCCCCTTTTGCCTGCTCAGGACTACAAACGCATTGGCGACGGGGATACTGGCCCAAATACCGGCGGCATGGGGGCTCATGCTCCAGCGGATCATCTGGTGACACCGGAGTTATTGGCCCGCCTTCAAACCCAGGTGTTGGATCCCACCCTAAGGGGCTTGCAGCAGCGGGGCATTCTCTACCAAGGGGTGATCTATGCTGGGTTGATGATCACACCCACAGGGGATCCCTATGTGTTGGAGTACAACTGCCGATTTGGGGATCCAGAAGCCCAGGTGATTTTGCCGTTGCTGGAAAACCCGCTCGAAGAGGTGCTGCTGGCCTGTGTGGAAGGGCGTTTGGCCCAAGTCCAGCTGAACTGGAAACCCGGCTACGCTGCCTGCGTGGTCATGGCTGCACCCGGCTATCCAGGCCCCTATGAACGTGGGATCCCGATCTTTGGCTTAGCAGCAGCCACCCAAACAGGAGCCTTAGTGTTTCATGCCGGTACCCGTCAGGCGGGCGGGCAGATCCTCAGCGATGGCGGACGCGTCTTGTGTATGACAGGGCAAGGGGCCAGTCTATCGGAAGCCTTGGGCCAAGCCTATGCAGCGGTGGAGCAAGTGCAGTTTACCGGAGCCTATTGTCGTTCTGATATTGGCAGCCGAGCGCTGGGATCTGCTGTCCGTTGGGGTGTAGCACCCGTTTAG
- a CDS encoding glycosyltransferase yields the protein MLGSLVWGHIESGIPGLLMGVLAMTALLIGLVALRLWRALAASPWLTDVPEDQTNQVAAAMARLAVIVPAYNEAQNVVDCLTSILESTSAPLQVWLVDDDSTDATWDLAQALAADRQDPRLHLLKGDPRPEGQVWVGKNWACAQAVATIEADYLLFLDCDVRLGSGAIEAALRQLLETDSGLVTVGPQLVCGCLAEWLVQPIMMTILAAGYNFAAVNDPRSSKAFAFGPFMLFRRLAYEQIGGHAGVADVVVEDVTLGQRIKANGWGLQLRLGGERVRSRMYADGAALWEGWTKNWFLGLERNWLLALLAIVTILAICSLPWLGLILAVATQSLGVLLASLAGILAQLGIRWLLKHWADLPLRYWWLTAVGGWVTAAIVLASAIRTSTGRNWTWRGRSLAAN from the coding sequence ATGTTGGGGAGCTTAGTGTGGGGACACATCGAGTCTGGGATCCCTGGCCTGCTCATGGGGGTACTGGCGATGACGGCCCTGTTGATTGGGTTGGTGGCCTTGCGGCTGTGGCGCGCGTTGGCGGCTTCCCCTTGGCTGACCGACGTCCCGGAAGACCAAACCAACCAGGTTGCTGCGGCGATGGCGCGGCTGGCGGTGATTGTGCCTGCTTACAACGAGGCCCAAAACGTGGTGGACTGTCTGACCAGCATCTTGGAAAGTACTTCAGCTCCGCTGCAGGTGTGGCTGGTGGATGATGATTCTACCGATGCCACCTGGGATCTAGCCCAAGCCTTGGCTGCCGACCGACAAGATCCGCGCCTGCATCTGCTCAAAGGGGATCCCCGTCCAGAAGGGCAGGTGTGGGTGGGCAAAAACTGGGCCTGTGCCCAGGCGGTGGCGACGATTGAAGCCGATTATCTGCTGTTTCTCGATTGTGATGTGCGGCTGGGATCCGGCGCGATTGAGGCAGCCCTGAGGCAGCTGCTGGAAACAGACAGTGGCCTGGTTACGGTGGGGCCCCAGTTGGTGTGTGGTTGCCTGGCGGAATGGTTGGTGCAACCAATCATGATGACCATCCTGGCAGCAGGATATAACTTTGCGGCTGTGAACGATCCCAGGAGTTCCAAGGCATTTGCCTTTGGGCCGTTTATGTTGTTCCGCCGCCTCGCCTACGAACAAATTGGCGGGCATGCCGGAGTAGCAGATGTGGTGGTGGAAGATGTCACCTTGGGCCAGCGCATCAAAGCGAATGGATGGGGTCTCCAGTTGCGCCTGGGCGGAGAACGGGTGCGCAGCCGTATGTATGCTGATGGGGCCGCCCTTTGGGAAGGTTGGACAAAAAATTGGTTTTTGGGCCTGGAGCGCAACTGGTTGCTGGCACTGTTAGCCATAGTTACCATTTTGGCGATTTGCAGTCTGCCCTGGCTGGGGCTGATCTTAGCTGTGGCCACCCAATCTTTAGGGGTGTTGTTGGCCAGTTTGGCCGGGATCCTGGCTCAACTGGGGATTCGATGGCTCCTCAAACACTGGGCCGATTTGCCCTTGCGTTACTGGTGGCTGACGGCAGTGGGGGGCTGGGTGACAGCGGCGATCGTTTTGGCCTCGGCGATTCGCACTAGCACCGGACGCAACTGGACTTGGCGGGGTCGTTCTTTGGCAGCAAACTAA
- a CDS encoding HD domain-containing protein, with amino-acid sequence MALRFCKSRTYHDPLHGAISLDGGDAVEALLIRLIDTPAFQRLRRIRQLDTAFFTFHGAEGSRFTHSVGVLHIARRLFDKLARRYAELRPYRAVTLASALLHDIGHSPFSHAGEEIFGCHHEVWTARILREDPQVSALLAEFNPQLPAQMQQVLHKQFPLPLVGQLISSQLDCDRFDYLMRDSLLTGAQYGHLDLDRIVTVLDYDPETGSLSIPARKGLGAIEHYLVVRYFMYTQVYQHPKSLSARFILDRLFKRAQVLLQKGEIELDPVLTAWSWASMAAQKGDPFELPLPLYLAADDVLFSYPLRFWAMFAADPILSDLSRRYLDRDLFKARNLTQLPEDRREKLIATVGEKMLRDGLDPESYLGIRSAHTQGYSLYAQGIHLKTDRGYEEIAHLSPLVRALVETQLQVWLIFPRPYSDIVEGFLYA; translated from the coding sequence ATGGCGCTGCGTTTTTGCAAGTCTCGTACCTATCACGATCCCCTGCATGGAGCCATCAGCCTAGATGGAGGGGATGCGGTTGAGGCACTCTTGATTCGCCTGATCGATACGCCGGCTTTTCAGCGCCTGCGCCGCATTCGCCAGTTGGATACGGCCTTTTTTACCTTCCATGGAGCAGAGGGATCCCGCTTTACCCATTCGGTGGGGGTGTTGCACATTGCCCGACGGCTGTTCGACAAGTTGGCCCGCCGTTACGCGGAGTTGCGGCCCTACCGGGCGGTGACTCTAGCCTCTGCCCTGTTGCACGATATTGGCCATAGCCCCTTTAGCCACGCGGGGGAAGAGATCTTCGGCTGTCACCACGAAGTCTGGACAGCGCGCATTTTACGGGAGGATCCACAAGTTTCCGCCCTGCTGGCGGAGTTCAATCCGCAGCTGCCAGCCCAGATGCAGCAGGTGTTGCACAAGCAATTTCCCCTGCCCCTGGTGGGGCAACTGATCTCCAGCCAACTAGACTGCGACCGCTTCGATTACCTCATGCGGGATAGCCTGCTCACAGGCGCTCAGTACGGCCATCTGGATTTGGATCGGATTGTAACAGTGCTCGATTACGATCCAGAAACGGGATCCCTGTCCATTCCGGCCCGCAAAGGCTTGGGGGCGATCGAACATTACTTGGTGGTGCGCTACTTCATGTACACCCAGGTGTACCAACATCCCAAAAGTTTGTCTGCCCGCTTCATTTTGGATCGGCTGTTTAAGCGTGCGCAGGTGCTCTTGCAAAAGGGGGAAATTGAGCTGGATCCGGTGCTGACGGCCTGGTCTTGGGCCTCAATGGCCGCACAAAAAGGGGATCCTTTTGAGTTGCCGTTGCCCCTCTATTTGGCAGCAGATGATGTGCTCTTTAGCTATCCGTTGCGCTTTTGGGCAATGTTTGCGGCTGACCCGATTTTGTCGGATCTATCGCGGCGCTACCTGGATCGGGATCTGTTTAAGGCCCGTAACCTGACTCAGTTGCCCGAAGACCGACGAGAAAAACTGATCGCCACCGTCGGCGAAAAAATGCTGCGGGATGGTCTGGATCCCGAAAGTTACCTGGGGATCCGCTCAGCCCACACCCAGGGCTACAGCCTCTACGCCCAAGGGATCCACCTGAAAACCGACCGGGGCTACGAAGAAATTGCCCATCTTTCCCCCTTGGTACGCGCTCTGGTGGAAACCCAACTGCAAGTCTGGTTGATCTTTCCCCGCCCCTACAGCGATATCGTGGAGGGGTTTTTGTATGCCTGA
- a CDS encoding SGNH/GDSL hydrolase family protein, with the protein MSANISRDPFSPQRISNQWISKKRWTGLLLALALSLHLVACSGASESVVPTPPTLTRYTALGASDAVGFNASVSCDGPANTAGIRPQRSDPLDCPNGTGYVPRLAQSLPAPVQLTNLGRSGAVISPTIQALGDSFPANLLQDQVPRIPPDTTLITLWIGGNDTNAITLAAVRLAIEGGDPFSFIDRQIEQFASDYQTLLQFIRARAPQTRIVVANLPNFALIPLGQQQPDSARQLLATVSLGLSQRVINPLSQQGIPVVDLLCDPRSYSRDSFFPGPIADGFHPNDQGYADLADAFLRAIQQPTPPQPSCPPFSERGSWLQQEATVRVSEMEAWLRSFLNKFSLQSPILASADRGAFI; encoded by the coding sequence ATGAGTGCCAATATATCAAGGGATCCTTTCTCCCCCCAGCGGATATCCAACCAGTGGATATCCAAAAAGCGTTGGACTGGCTTACTACTGGCCTTAGCCCTCAGTTTGCATTTGGTCGCTTGTTCTGGAGCCTCTGAATCGGTTGTGCCCACCCCACCCACTCTCACCCGCTATACGGCTCTGGGGGCCAGTGATGCTGTCGGATTCAATGCTTCCGTTTCCTGTGATGGCCCTGCCAATACCGCCGGTATCCGGCCCCAACGATCAGATCCACTGGATTGCCCAAATGGAACCGGCTATGTGCCTCGTTTAGCCCAGTCTTTGCCGGCACCGGTTCAGTTGACAAACCTAGGTCGTTCGGGGGCGGTGATCAGCCCCACCATTCAAGCTTTAGGGGACTCTTTTCCCGCCAACCTATTGCAGGATCAAGTGCCCCGTATCCCCCCCGACACTACCTTGATAACGCTCTGGATCGGAGGGAATGACACCAACGCCATTACCCTAGCAGCTGTTCGTCTAGCGATAGAGGGAGGGGATCCCTTTTCTTTTATCGATCGCCAAATCGAGCAATTCGCCAGCGACTATCAAACGCTGTTGCAATTTATTCGCGCCCGTGCCCCGCAGACCCGCATTGTCGTGGCCAACCTGCCCAACTTTGCCCTGATCCCCTTGGGGCAACAGCAACCCGACAGTGCGCGTCAACTGTTGGCTACGGTTTCCCTGGGTCTGAGCCAACGGGTCATCAACCCCCTCAGCCAGCAAGGGATCCCGGTGGTGGATTTGCTCTGCGATCCGCGCTCCTACAGCCGCGACTCCTTTTTCCCTGGCCCGATTGCCGATGGCTTTCACCCCAATGACCAGGGCTATGCTGACTTGGCCGATGCTTTTTTAAGAGCGATTCAGCAACCCACCCCACCCCAACCCAGTTGCCCTCCCTTCAGCGAGAGGGGATCCTGGTTGCAACAGGAGGCAACTGTTCGCGTCAGCGAGATGGAGGCCTGGCTGAGGAGCTTTTTGAACAAATTTAGCCTGCAATCCCCCATCCTCGCGTCAGCAGATAGGGGAGCATTCATCTAG
- a CDS encoding ribonuclease J, with translation MPTSRTPVTSRSVAPPSTSSVQLIPLGGEREIGKNTWAFRYEDDIILLDAGLAFPDESMHGVNIVLPDMSYIKQNRDKVRGMVVTHGHEDHIGGIPYHLREFDIPVIYGPRLALALLEEKLRDVGLLNRTELRTVAPREIVPLSKHFFAEFIRNTHSFADSFTVALHTPAGVIIQTGDFKIDHTPVDGEYFDLQRLAEHGEKGVLCLISDSTNAEVPGFTPSEASVLPGLSKAIAGAKGRVIITTFASSVHRLNLVLQAAEQQGRVVSLLGRSMLNVVAHARRLGYIRCKDETLQPMHVINNLPDDQVIILTTGSQGEPLAALTRIANGEHPQLQIKPGDTVVWSANPIPGNTIPVSRVIDKLMELGANVIYGKDKGLHVSGHGCQEDQKLMLALTRPKFFVPTHGEYRMLLKHAETAMSMGIPRENIVIVDNGDVVEVSQDRIAVIDKVPSGLQMMDDSRAGVVMDKVLQERQQIAKDGMVTVVLSLDSSGQLLYAPQVQTFGLAGEAKNLKGSALKLLLEDTLQREWSHFARSLEQGRVDIDWAGLKGELERVVCRFVREQLRNKPTVVVFVQSPEQESVSSVPVAEPEPRQEVPDASRRRRRSSAAVVAS, from the coding sequence ATGCCAACATCACGTACTCCGGTTACTTCTCGTTCTGTGGCTCCGCCTTCCACTTCCTCCGTTCAGCTCATTCCACTGGGGGGAGAACGGGAGATTGGCAAGAACACTTGGGCCTTCCGCTACGAGGATGACATTATCCTTCTGGATGCCGGTTTGGCCTTCCCGGATGAAAGTATGCACGGCGTGAATATCGTGCTGCCGGATATGTCTTACATCAAGCAAAACCGGGACAAAGTGCGGGGCATGGTGGTCACCCACGGCCATGAAGATCACATCGGCGGGATCCCGTATCACCTGCGGGAGTTCGATATTCCGGTCATTTACGGCCCTCGATTGGCGCTGGCCTTGCTAGAAGAAAAATTGCGGGATGTTGGGCTGCTCAACCGTACAGAACTGCGCACTGTTGCCCCCCGCGAGATCGTACCCCTGAGCAAACATTTTTTTGCGGAATTTATTCGCAATACCCACTCTTTTGCCGATAGTTTTACCGTGGCTCTGCATACTCCCGCTGGGGTGATTATCCAAACCGGCGATTTCAAAATCGACCATACCCCCGTGGATGGGGAGTATTTCGACCTGCAACGGCTGGCAGAACATGGGGAGAAAGGCGTTCTTTGCCTGATTAGCGACTCCACCAACGCTGAAGTGCCGGGATTTACCCCTTCCGAAGCTTCTGTGTTACCCGGTCTTTCTAAAGCTATTGCGGGGGCTAAGGGCCGAGTGATCATTACCACCTTTGCCTCCTCGGTGCACCGTCTGAATCTGGTGTTGCAGGCTGCCGAACAACAGGGGCGGGTAGTGTCTTTGCTGGGCCGCTCCATGTTGAATGTGGTGGCTCATGCCCGCCGTTTGGGGTATATCCGCTGCAAGGATGAAACTCTGCAGCCGATGCATGTGATCAATAATCTGCCTGATGATCAGGTGATCATTCTCACCACCGGATCCCAAGGGGAGCCCCTGGCCGCCCTCACCCGCATTGCCAATGGTGAGCACCCTCAACTTCAAATCAAGCCTGGAGATACGGTGGTTTGGTCGGCCAACCCGATTCCGGGCAACACGATTCCGGTGTCTCGGGTGATCGACAAGCTGATGGAGTTGGGAGCCAACGTAATTTATGGCAAAGACAAGGGTTTGCACGTCTCCGGCCACGGCTGCCAGGAAGACCAAAAGCTGATGCTGGCTCTCACCCGGCCTAAGTTCTTCGTGCCCACCCACGGCGAGTACCGCATGTTGCTCAAGCACGCAGAAACCGCCATGAGCATGGGGATCCCCCGCGAAAATATCGTCATCGTCGACAATGGCGATGTGGTGGAGGTGAGCCAGGATCGCATTGCTGTCATCGACAAGGTACCCTCTGGCCTACAGATGATGGATGATTCCCGTGCAGGCGTGGTGATGGACAAAGTGCTCCAAGAGCGTCAGCAGATTGCCAAAGATGGTATGGTAACGGTGGTGCTCAGCCTGGATAGCAGCGGCCAGTTGCTCTATGCCCCACAGGTACAAACCTTTGGCTTGGCCGGTGAGGCTAAGAATCTCAAGGGATCCGCCTTGAAACTGCTGCTAGAGGATACCCTCCAACGAGAATGGTCTCACTTTGCCCGCTCTCTGGAACAAGGCAGGGTGGATATCGACTGGGCTGGCCTCAAGGGGGAATTGGAGCGGGTGGTATGTCGCTTTGTGCGAGAACAACTGCGCAACAAACCGACTGTGGTGGTGTTTGTGCAATCCCCTGAACAAGAGTCAGTCTCTTCTGTGCCAGTCGCAGAGCCTGAACCTCGACAAGAGGTGCCGGATGCTTCTCGGCGGCGGCGGCGCTCCTCTGCAGCTGTGGTGGCGTCCTAG
- the dapA gene encoding 4-hydroxy-tetrahydrodipicolinate synthase, which produces MSLGRVLTAMVTPFTDEGELNYGEAARLADYLVTHGSDGLVVCGTTGESPTLTWHEEFELFRVVRDAVAGRAKVIAGTGSNSTREAVEATKKAAQLGLDGSLQVVPYYNKPTQAGLYQHFKAIAEASDLPILLYNIPGRTGASLQPETVAKLAELETIVAIKEASGIMDVASEIRRLTPSRFGIYSGDDSLTLPILSLGGSGVVSVASHLVGLQLQELIQSYARGQHDQALAHHLRLFPLFKALFVETNPVPVKAALEMQGWQVGRVRLPLAPLQASSLQALRQVLEEMGLLTELKGSGRMAAKVS; this is translated from the coding sequence GTGAGTTTGGGTCGGGTGCTGACGGCGATGGTTACCCCTTTCACCGATGAGGGGGAGCTAAACTACGGCGAAGCCGCTCGTTTGGCCGATTATTTGGTGACCCATGGCAGCGATGGCCTGGTGGTATGTGGCACCACTGGCGAGTCCCCCACTCTAACCTGGCACGAAGAATTTGAGCTATTTCGAGTGGTTCGGGATGCCGTGGCAGGTCGGGCCAAGGTGATTGCCGGCACCGGCTCCAATTCCACGCGAGAGGCAGTCGAGGCTACCAAGAAAGCCGCTCAACTGGGGTTGGATGGCTCCTTGCAGGTGGTGCCCTACTACAACAAACCCACCCAAGCGGGGCTCTATCAACATTTTAAAGCCATCGCCGAAGCGAGCGATCTCCCTATTCTGCTCTACAACATTCCCGGTCGGACGGGGGCTAGCTTACAACCGGAAACCGTGGCGAAACTGGCGGAGTTGGAAACTATCGTCGCTATCAAGGAAGCTAGTGGTATCATGGATGTAGCTTCCGAAATTCGGCGACTCACTCCCTCCCGCTTCGGCATCTACTCAGGAGATGATTCCTTGACTTTGCCGATCTTGTCTCTAGGCGGGAGCGGTGTGGTTAGTGTAGCCAGCCATCTGGTTGGGTTGCAGTTGCAAGAGTTGATCCAAAGCTACGCCAGAGGCCAGCACGATCAGGCTTTGGCTCATCACTTGCGTCTATTTCCCTTGTTCAAGGCTTTGTTCGTCGAGACTAACCCTGTTCCGGTCAAGGCAGCACTGGAGATGCAGGGATGGCAGGTGGGGCGGGTGCGTTTACCCCTGGCTCCGCTGCAAGCGAGTTCTTTACAGGCTTTGCGTCAGGTTTTGGAAGAGATGGGGTTGTTGACTGAATTGAAGGGATCCGGGCGAATGGCGGCGAAGGTTTCATAA